A genomic region of Amphiura filiformis chromosome 6, Afil_fr2py, whole genome shotgun sequence contains the following coding sequences:
- the LOC140155686 gene encoding 2-acylglycerol O-acyltransferase 2-A-like, protein MDNEIYSHERRHSHKVPVLGVEIAPFRIPFHRRLETFAILQWTLTFLIGGFGLTFFSLYLLFTSYYWVSFLAYTWIIIDRWTPSQGGRRFSWSRRWKIWEHMRNFFPVELHKTADLDPNQNYIIAFHPHGILAVGAFIHFGTEATGFSKLFPGIKPSLLILRGWFFFPFLRDYVMIAGLCDSSKNSVDYLLSKNGVGNAACLVIGGARETLDMEPGKHRVLLNRRKGFIKKAMEHGASLVPVYSFGESDIYDSTCNVPGSKMRKLQEFLMQFTGFSLPIFHGRGIFNYTMGIIPYRRHINTVVGKPIPVVKNSNPTRTEVEDVHSIYVDALKALFDEHKTKYGVSENISLEII, encoded by the exons ATGGACAACGAAATCTACAG CCATGAAAGGAGGCATAGCCACAAGGTGCCAGTTCTTGGTGTCGAAATCGCCCCATTCCGTATTCCATTCCATCGCCGTCTGGAGACTTTCGCAATTCTACAATGGACTCTCACATTTTTAATAGGAGGGTTTGGACTGACCTTCTTCTCGTTGTATCTTCTGTTCACTTCATATTACTGGGTGTCTTTTCTAGCCTACACTTGGATAATCATTGATCGCTGGACTCCAAGTCAAGGTGGAAGACGCTTTAGCTGGTCCCGTCGATGGAAGATTTGGGAACATATGCGGAATTTCTTCCCTGTTGAACTCCATAAAACAGCCGATCTAGATCCAAATCAGAATTATATAATCGCCTTTCATCCTCACGGGATCTTGGCAGTGGGTGCCTTCATACACTTTGGAACTGAGGCAACTGGTTTTAGCAAGCTATTTCCTGGAATCAAGCCCTCGTTGTTGATACTGCGTGGTTGGTTCTTTTTCCCGTTCTTGAGAGATTACGTGATGATTGCAG GATTATGTGATAGCAGTAAGAACAGTGTCGATTATCTACTATCTAAAAACGGAGTTGGCAATGCAGCTTGTTTAGTGATTGGTGGTGCACGGGAAACACTGGATATGGAGCCGGGAAAACACCGGGTTCTGCTAAATCGTCGAAAAGGATTTATTAAAAAGGCCATGGAACATGG AGCAAGTCTTGTCCCTGTGTATTCATTTGGCGAAAGTGACATATATGATTCCACCTGCAATGTACCAGGATCGAAGATGCGGAAACTGCAAGAATTTCTCATGCAATTTACAGGATTCTCACTGCCGATATTCCATGGCCGAGGCATCTTCAACTATACAATGGGTATTATACCATATAGGAGACATATTAACACTGTTG TTGGTAAGCCTATTCCAGTGGTTAAGAACTCTAACCCAACCAGGACAGAAGTGGAAGATGTGCATAGCATTTACGTTGATGCTTTAAAGGCACTTTTTGATGAACACAAGACCAAATATGGCGTCTCGGAGAATATCTCATTAGAAATTATCTGA